DNA from Daucus carota subsp. sativus chromosome 1, DH1 v3.0, whole genome shotgun sequence:
TTATGCATATTTAACGGAAAGAGCACTGCAAGCTGTTTTCGCGGTTAAACTAATAGGGTGCGATTTGAATTATTCAAAATTGTGGtacaaaatcatttatttttgaatGATAGTTAGGAGGTGTGATATGCAATTACCTTCAAAAATTGTAACACAATATAACTATATtcttaatcaaataaatatattttcatgtaaaaatatatatatttacataatatatatatatatatatatatatatatatatatatatatataagttcattgtgtacataattttatataaatataaaaatttaatatattttctataaaataatatataaaaaaattatattttaattaaatttcatcatcatatctatattaaatatatagaaatacTACACTAAATGTACACTAATATATTAATCTCTCAGTCCCATTCAATTGTACACCTTACTTTTTAACGCGCTTTTCAAGACtttttttaagcataatttcataatatttttttcttaaaaaattttgcatgattaaaaatttgatgtttaaatttttatttaaaaaacaaaaattttaagtaCTATATcatgaaattatactttatcCGTGCAAACGGTGAACACCGAACTGAGGGAGCAGGGAGTACATAGTagatatgaatttgaaatcggATATGATTCCAGCATCAAATATACGAAACACTAAACCCTCATGTTAGTCTTAACGTTACTTTTGGCACATATTTtgacaatttttaaaatttttcttctggaaaatatttaatatttaaatttttatttaaaaataaatattttgaaagaaTATTATgattctatattttataaaaatttcaaaattcatGGATATAATAAACCTAAAACAACCTGCTCACATATATTTAACCAAATAATGGTTCAATATTTGAACCGAGGATTCGTTGACCGACAATAATTGACACTTGGACTGCTAATATTCCTCTTCAGGGTGCTCTGCTACTTTTTACGGTTTGAGCTGCTTATAAACCCAGTACTGCGTGTTGCAGGCAGCAGTTTCTTTCTTGAGTAAGGAAGGGTGCAATTATTTACCTAGTACAGCAGCTCTGCTACTCCCTTTTCATCCATCAAATTTGAGGTTGATAAGCCCAGTTGTTTGTACTCTTTCATAAAGCTCCCTGACATATATCTATCATGTGTCAATGCCTCACTGTTCTATTCAGTTCTAGTCAGAAATTACACTGCACCAATTCCTctttataatctttcttttattttctagaCTATACATCAACATATATGATATACCCATCTTTCTAATATGGACGAACACCTAAAAAATATGAGTAATGCTACGTGCACATAAACTCCTACAGAATTCTTACACAGAATGACGTAGCAttactcaaaaaatattttatgtttcgAATTGTATATATGATTCTTCCTCAAGGAAATTGCGAGCTTAAAAAAAGAAGCCCCGggattattatgatttttttgtttCGCAACATAGAGGAtgcaatttttgaatttttattcgaTAAGTGTTGGCCTCTTGATTCGTTTCAGCATTTATGCAAGCCCACGCTACTTCGTGAGCATATTCAGCTCCAATACGGAGTTGTGCACGGCGAGATACAGATTGGACCACATCTCTATATTCATAAGCACACGTACGTTACCTAAATTCAAAGAAAGAAAATCGAAAAAAATGAGTTATGAAAGTAAGcagctttatttttttaattcttaattAAGATATATACAATGCACATCGTAGACTACATTTAATTTGGTTGAAGCTGAAGAATATAACTATCCCTGGGAGTCACCTAACTCTCTGACACGGAGCCATTGCTGACAGCCAGTTGCCATGCAATTCCCGCGACGCTCAGATCTGACATTAATGCAGCCCTTAATGCCACAACTGTTTCCTTTCCTTCAGTTCCTCCATAAATAGCACACCACCTTTAGCGTTTGCTCAACACTCAGATTCCAGCTTCTGTAGATTACAGTACTATACTTAATTGCTTATTCGAAATGGCAGTGAGGTGGAATATAACAGTAGTTGCACTAGTTGTAATGCTTGTGCATGCAACGAATGCACGTAATGTACCAAGCGAGAATGTCGTTGGTGTTTCCAGCAAGAGGCCTGGTGGTTCTGGTTTGGAGGATGAAAAGAATTTCATTGCTTATGGTGGTGTTGGTGGCATAGCTGGTGCTGGTGCAGCGGGTGGTATCGGTGGACTTGGCGGTGGCGTTGGGGGAATAGGTGGTGTTGGTGGCTTAGGTGGAGTGGGAGGTGGTGTAGGCTGCTTAGGTGGAGTAGGAGGTGGTGTAGGAGGTTTGGGTGGCGTAGGTGGTGGTGCAGGTGGTTTAGGTGGTGGTATTGGTGGCTTGGATGGCGGGGCTGGTGGTTTAGGAGGTATCGGTGGAGGTTCCGGTGTTGGTAATGAGACTATATATAGTCATCATGCTAGCACTAGTCAACCAACAAAACAGAAGCTGCTTATTCCATTCAGCCAAACACTCCCTTACCAGCTGTAACAGATTCAGTTACCACCACTAGTCatgatgtatatatatgtacgtAGTGAGTAGCTTTAGGTTCAAGTTACTTTACATACTCTGTAAACATTTCCTTCTCTCTATACAATTCTCTCTAAGCTTGTTCTTCATTCTGCAATATCTTGTTCGATCTAGTCTTGATAATGTAGCTTGTGTATGTGATCATGTCTTCACCTCCATGAATTCATGGAAGTCTTTATGGTATCAGAGCACGAAGATTCCTGGTGATAAATTCACGATTGCGAGCTTACTCATTTCTAGGGTTTGTTCTTCAATTGTCCGTACAGTTCTTGATTCTTGCATTTACAGTAAGATTCTCTTCTGGAATAGATTCTACTTACAGTTCTTGTGAAGATTGATCTGCTATTTTACTTTCAGTTCTTGATTTGCTACAATTTGGAGTTGTTTTCTGTAGATCGAAAACAGAGTTACTAGATTTAGTAATTGTTGCTTGAAGTATCATCAATTGTCTTGAAATCATGGTTCGTAATTCATATGCTAATGTAGTTGCAAATATTGGCACTTCTAATGCTAATGAAGAGAATATTGAGTTTCATGATCATGACAATACTGATGGTATTATTTCAAAGAATACACATCCTCTTTATCTACAAAATGTAGATCATCCTGGCTTAATTCTCATATCAAAGAAGTTAACTGGTGCTGAGAATTATGGACCGTGGCGTCGATCTCTCACTATTGCTTTGTCTGCAAAGAATAAGCTAGGAATACTTACTGGTACATTTCCAGTACCTGATCTTGATTCTCCGTTGAGATCTCAATGGGAGAGAGTGAATGATATGTTAATCAGTTGGATTCTTAACACAATTTCTGACGAAATTAGTGATGGAATGGATTATGTGCAATCAGCCAAAGAGGTTTGGGATGAGTTGCATGAGCAGTTCTCAAGTGTTAATGGCCATAGGGTTTATCAGGTCTTGAAAGATTTGCACACTTTAGAGCAAGGAGATAAGTCTGTGGAGTTGT
Protein-coding regions in this window:
- the LOC108196549 gene encoding glycine-rich cell wall structural protein, with protein sequence MAVRWNITVVALVVMLVHATNARNVPSENVVGVSSKRPGGSGLEDEKNFIAYGGVGGIAGAGAAGGIGGLGGGVGGIGGVGGLGGVGGGVGCLGGVGGGVGGLGGVGGGAGGLGGGIGGLDGGAGGLGGIGGGSGVGTGVGGGIGGGSGVGGGIGGGSGVGGGVGGGAGGGVGGGAGGGAGGGYGGAVGGGA